A single genomic interval of Saccharothrix saharensis harbors:
- a CDS encoding Acg family FMN-binding oxidoreductase, which produces MDGVFGLTPDEVAGVLRTAALAPSLHNTQPWRFRVAHDRIELHADPDRALPATDPEGRELRLSCGAALFNLRLALRARGIRPLVTLLPGTDAPGALAVVRWGGHRDADEEARVLVGAVPKRRSNRKPFHDVPVPAAHRYALVRAAQLERSWLHAVVDRDERARLRNLVTRAHRIQSQDPRVRAELASWTGPRTTDGVPPASGGVRPAPQDEWALRDFHAAERPPGKDYESDPLVVVLCSFQEGPLGELQAGQALQRVLLTGTTLGLSASFMSQAIEVPQVRHDLRRSLGGMVVPQAVLRVGFGSPVPPSPRRDVTDLLLAPAATRS; this is translated from the coding sequence ATGGACGGGGTGTTCGGGTTGACGCCGGACGAGGTGGCCGGCGTGCTGCGCACGGCGGCCTTGGCACCGTCGCTGCACAACACCCAACCGTGGCGCTTCCGGGTCGCCCACGACCGCATCGAACTGCACGCGGACCCCGATCGAGCGCTCCCGGCGACCGACCCGGAAGGGCGCGAACTGCGGCTGTCGTGCGGCGCGGCGCTGTTCAACCTCCGGCTCGCGCTACGGGCACGCGGCATCCGGCCGCTGGTCACCCTGCTGCCGGGAACCGACGCCCCCGGTGCGCTGGCCGTGGTCCGGTGGGGCGGGCACCGTGACGCCGACGAAGAAGCCCGGGTGCTGGTCGGAGCCGTGCCGAAGCGGCGGTCCAACCGCAAGCCGTTCCACGACGTGCCCGTGCCCGCCGCGCACCGGTACGCGCTGGTGCGGGCCGCCCAGCTCGAGCGCTCCTGGCTGCACGCCGTCGTCGACCGCGACGAACGCGCCCGTCTGCGGAACCTGGTCACCCGGGCTCACCGCATCCAGTCCCAGGACCCTCGCGTGCGCGCCGAGCTGGCCTCGTGGACCGGTCCGCGCACGACCGACGGCGTGCCGCCCGCCTCCGGGGGCGTGCGCCCCGCGCCTCAGGACGAGTGGGCGCTGCGCGACTTCCACGCCGCCGAACGTCCACCGGGCAAGGACTACGAGTCCGACCCTCTGGTCGTCGTGCTGTGCTCGTTCCAGGAAGGGCCGCTGGGCGAACTGCAGGCCGGTCAGGCGCTGCAACGAGTGCTGCTGACCGGGACGACACTGGGTTTGTCGGCGTCGTTCATGTCCCAGGCGATCGAAGTCCCGCAGGTGCGCCACGACCTGCGCCGCTCGCTCGGCGGCATGGTCGTGCCGCAGGCCGTGCTGCGCGTCGGGTTCGGCTCACCCGTGCCACCCAGTCCGCGCCGCGACGTCACCGACCTGCTGCTGGCCCCCGCTGCGACCCGGTCCTGA
- a CDS encoding universal stress protein: protein MNAPIVVGVDGSASALTAVKWAAEEAARHRVPLKLVHAFLLPTRGYPEIVLTGHDVREAFENQGRQWLEEAAAAARAAVPEVEPDTAIVFDRPAAALIAASEGARLIVLGSQGLGGFSGLLVGSVAVAVSAHGKSPVVVIRDEIRRDGPVVVGVDGSPTSEEAIAFAFAEASVLGAPLTAVIAWTDFLVDSAFHSRFTVDWARVEDEQLRLLAERLAGWREKYPDVHVNRVVAHDRPVRALLDAARDARLLVVGSHGMGGFTGMLLGSTSQALVYHAECPLAVVRPTSAE from the coding sequence ATGAATGCCCCGATCGTGGTCGGCGTGGACGGTTCGGCCTCAGCGTTGACCGCCGTGAAGTGGGCGGCCGAGGAGGCCGCTCGGCACCGTGTTCCGCTCAAGCTCGTGCACGCCTTCCTGCTGCCCACCCGCGGCTACCCGGAGATCGTGCTGACCGGCCACGACGTGCGGGAGGCGTTCGAGAATCAGGGCCGGCAGTGGCTCGAGGAGGCCGCGGCCGCGGCCCGTGCGGCCGTCCCCGAGGTGGAGCCGGACACCGCGATCGTGTTCGACCGGCCCGCCGCTGCGCTGATCGCCGCCTCGGAAGGGGCACGGTTGATCGTGCTCGGCTCGCAGGGGTTGGGCGGGTTCTCCGGCCTGCTGGTCGGTTCGGTGGCCGTGGCGGTCTCCGCGCACGGCAAGAGCCCGGTGGTGGTCATCCGCGACGAGATCCGCCGTGACGGCCCGGTCGTGGTCGGTGTGGACGGCTCGCCCACGAGCGAGGAGGCGATCGCCTTCGCGTTCGCCGAGGCGTCCGTGCTCGGCGCACCGCTCACAGCGGTCATCGCCTGGACCGACTTCCTGGTCGACAGCGCCTTCCACTCCCGCTTCACGGTCGACTGGGCGCGGGTCGAGGACGAGCAGCTGCGGCTGCTGGCCGAGCGCCTCGCGGGCTGGCGGGAGAAGTACCCCGACGTGCACGTGAACCGCGTGGTCGCGCACGACCGCCCCGTCCGGGCCCTGCTCGACGCCGCCCGGGACGCCCGCCTGCTGGTCGTGGGCAGCCACGGCATGGGCGGCTTCACCGGCATGCTGCTGGGCTCGACCAGCCAAGCCCTCGTCTACCACGCCGAGTGCCCGCTGGCGGTGGTCCGCCCTACCTCGGCGGAGTAG
- a CDS encoding universal stress protein: protein MDETIVVGVDGSPVSRTALRWAVEEAKLRGCAVEAVLAWHVDYAMVIGPMSATVAAMMDRDKLREEHQHVLDEVVAEAGGDVRAVLAEGDARDVLVKASEHASLLVVGSRGAGPIRGALLGSVSSYCVHHATCPVVVIRAPEPEHVEPKPVITPGPLL, encoded by the coding sequence ATGGACGAGACGATCGTGGTGGGAGTGGACGGCTCACCGGTCAGCCGGACGGCGTTGCGCTGGGCGGTCGAGGAGGCGAAGCTGCGCGGCTGCGCGGTCGAGGCGGTCCTCGCCTGGCACGTGGACTACGCCATGGTGATCGGGCCGATGTCGGCCACGGTCGCCGCGATGATGGACCGCGACAAGTTGCGCGAGGAGCACCAGCACGTGCTGGACGAGGTCGTGGCCGAAGCAGGTGGCGACGTCCGCGCGGTGCTGGCCGAGGGCGATGCCCGCGACGTGCTGGTCAAGGCGTCCGAGCACGCGTCGCTGCTCGTGGTCGGCAGCCGGGGAGCGGGGCCGATCCGCGGTGCGCTGCTCGGTTCGGTCAGCTCCTACTGCGTGCACCACGCGACGTGTCCGGTCGTCGTCATCCGCGCGCCCGAGCCCGAGCACGTCGAGCCGAAGCCGGTCATCACCCCCGGACCGCTGCTGTGA
- a CDS encoding DUF6544 family protein → MTRTATVVTEHDIAHLPEAAQRYLRFTGVLGRPRDSGFELHAHGWFRRKPTDHWTACRIEQRNTAPDISRDYHLHLNLAHVLPVHATDTYDHGHGHLHATALGTFTVADATGPEMDRAELVTYLDDALLLAPSTLLDLPLSWTAVDDRTFDVTLTDQDLQVTARVTTDHRGAPREVTTDDRWADLPTGLTRTRWTTPVDGWILVADRMRPRRACAVWHLPEGPFTYAQFDFTNADITYHPAG, encoded by the coding sequence ATGACCCGCACCGCAACCGTCGTCACCGAGCACGACATCGCCCACCTGCCTGAGGCCGCCCAACGCTACCTGCGCTTCACCGGCGTCCTCGGCCGCCCGCGCGACAGCGGGTTCGAGCTGCACGCCCACGGCTGGTTCCGCCGCAAGCCCACCGACCACTGGACGGCGTGCCGCATCGAGCAGCGCAACACCGCACCCGACATCAGCCGCGACTACCACCTGCACCTCAACCTCGCGCACGTGCTCCCGGTCCACGCCACGGACACCTACGACCACGGGCACGGCCACCTCCACGCCACTGCACTCGGCACGTTCACGGTCGCCGACGCCACCGGCCCCGAGATGGACCGGGCCGAACTCGTCACCTACCTCGACGACGCGCTCCTGCTCGCCCCGTCCACGCTGCTCGACCTGCCTCTCAGCTGGACCGCCGTCGATGACCGCACCTTCGACGTCACCCTGACCGACCAGGACCTCCAGGTCACCGCCCGCGTCACCACCGACCACCGCGGCGCACCCCGCGAGGTCACCACCGACGACCGCTGGGCCGACCTGCCCACCGGCCTGACCAGGACGCGCTGGACGACCCCCGTCGACGGCTGGATCCTCGTAGCCGACCGCATGCGCCCCCGCCGGGCCTGCGCCGTCTGGCACCTGCCCGAAGGCCCCTTCACCTACGCCCAGTTCGACTTCACCAACGCCGACATCACCTACCACCCGGCGGGCTGA
- a CDS encoding OsmC family protein — MTTTTATTSVEVAYESGEEYVVRIGDHEVRTDQPRESGGHDLGPSPVELLVASMAACTAFYAGRFLDRHGESRHGLAVTAEYRTASDPLARVAEVYLAVRVPRGMSERRKAALLAVVQHCTVHNTLRRAPEIVIELNEVES; from the coding sequence ATGACCACCACCACCGCCACCACCTCGGTCGAGGTGGCTTACGAGTCCGGTGAGGAGTACGTGGTGCGCATCGGGGACCACGAGGTGCGCACCGACCAGCCGCGGGAATCCGGTGGCCACGACCTCGGCCCGAGCCCGGTGGAGCTGCTGGTCGCGTCGATGGCCGCGTGCACCGCGTTCTACGCGGGCCGGTTCCTCGACCGCCACGGCGAGTCGCGTCACGGCCTGGCGGTGACGGCCGAGTACCGGACGGCCTCCGACCCGCTGGCCCGCGTCGCCGAGGTGTACCTGGCCGTGCGGGTGCCGCGCGGGATGTCCGAGCGGCGCAAGGCCGCCCTGCTGGCCGTGGTCCAGCACTGCACCGTGCACAACACGCTCCGGCGAGCGCCGGAGATCGTCATCGAGCTGAACGAGGTGGAGTCATGA
- a CDS encoding universal stress protein, giving the protein MILVGVDGSPASREALRWALAQAVKTGDAVEATMAWLREPEFVAAASMGVHPHADTPGHRHPARELHSIVEEVRAAVPGAPPVAEVTIVGDAGTALAQASRQADLLVVGAHGHSGLAGFLPGSVTADCLRHATCPVVVVPPGRT; this is encoded by the coding sequence ATGATCCTGGTTGGTGTGGACGGGTCGCCGGCGAGTCGCGAGGCATTGCGCTGGGCGCTGGCGCAGGCGGTCAAGACCGGTGACGCCGTCGAAGCGACGATGGCGTGGCTGCGCGAACCGGAGTTCGTGGCAGCGGCGTCGATGGGCGTGCACCCGCACGCCGACACCCCTGGGCACCGGCACCCCGCGCGCGAACTCCACTCGATCGTGGAAGAGGTCCGTGCCGCCGTGCCGGGTGCGCCGCCGGTCGCCGAGGTCACCATCGTGGGTGACGCGGGGACGGCGCTGGCCCAGGCGTCGAGGCAGGCGGACCTGCTCGTGGTCGGTGCCCACGGGCACAGCGGGTTGGCCGGGTTCCTCCCGGGCAGCGTCACCGCGGACTGCCTGCGCCACGCGACGTGCCCGGTCGTGGTCGTGCCACCCGGCCGGACCTGA
- a CDS encoding universal stress protein: MNAGPIVVGIDGTPAGERALRWAMDEATQRKLPLHVVNAYDYEPLADWAMTSEQDARARSEALVDDALRAAAVGRLEFPRIIRHCVRGPAAEALEAQARGASMLVVASHSGSRLRRVLLGSTSAHCVRHATVPVVVLPPADEQHDGAAVGAGQEAGR, from the coding sequence ATGAACGCAGGTCCGATCGTGGTCGGGATCGACGGCACCCCTGCGGGCGAGCGCGCGCTGCGCTGGGCCATGGACGAGGCGACCCAGCGGAAGCTCCCCCTGCACGTGGTGAACGCCTACGACTACGAGCCGCTGGCCGACTGGGCGATGACGTCCGAGCAGGACGCGAGGGCCCGCTCGGAGGCGCTGGTCGACGACGCGCTGCGGGCCGCGGCCGTGGGCCGGTTGGAGTTCCCGCGGATCATCCGGCACTGCGTGCGGGGACCCGCGGCCGAGGCGCTGGAGGCGCAGGCGCGGGGTGCGTCGATGCTGGTGGTGGCCTCGCACAGCGGCAGCCGGTTGCGGCGGGTGTTGCTGGGCAGCACCAGCGCGCACTGCGTGCGGCACGCGACCGTGCCCGTGGTGGTCCTCCCGCCGGCCGACGAGCAGCACGACGGGGCCGCGGTCGGCGCGGGACAGGAGGCCGGGCGATGA
- a CDS encoding HAD-IC family P-type ATPase — MPSTTAERDATPHGMPVHEVVLLAETDADTGLSGAVAAARLASLGPNKLPERRGPGRLRRLLAQFHNPLIYVLLAAAALTAVLGETVDASVVLGVVLVNAIVGYLQEVRAERALDALEAMVRTEATVIRDGTAARVTSEELVPGDLVVLDEGDQVPADLRLVRTRELRVDESALTGESQPAHKDPLPVPHDAALADRTNMAYSGTLVTTGGGRGVVVATGADTEIGHVHRLVGTTTTVQTPLTRKLARFSKLLTVVILGLAVVSVVIGVLRGEPFAEMVTAAVALAVGAIPEGLPAAVTVTLAIGVARMARRNAVIRRLPAVETLGSTTVVCTDKTGTLTANAMTVRQVVADGQRWAVDGIGYSPLGDFPPPTAAVREVLLAGLACNDAQVVLQDDRWTAVGDPTEAALVVSARKARLTPDDVPERVDELPFTSQRRFMATRHAGGVVYLKGAVERISEFTGSTDHTEADRLARQGMRVLAFARTHVPEGTPLTEDVLHGAVSLGLQAMHDPPRPEAIEAVRACQEAGIEVRMITGDHLGTARAIAAHFSLSDDAVHARVSPEEKLKLVKQIQADGHVVAMTGDGVNDAPALRRADIGVAMGRGGTEVAKQAADMVLTDDNFSSIRAAVEEGRAVFDNLRKFIIWTLPTNMAEGLVILTAILLGTALPILPVQILWINMTTAVALGLTLAFEPREPDVMRRPPLPPSLPLLTGALMQRILLVSAVLLAGSFAAFHLHGGTLDQARTVAVNVFVAAQIAYLFNCRSLRNLRPHVGFRRNPWLVVGIAVTIALQLLFTYLPAMNTLFDTAPIGWRDWAVVVALAVVAYAVVEVEKWLRRKSTG, encoded by the coding sequence ATGCCGTCGACCACGGCTGAACGCGACGCCACCCCGCACGGCATGCCGGTGCACGAGGTCGTGCTGCTCGCCGAGACCGACGCCGACACCGGCCTGTCCGGCGCCGTCGCCGCCGCGCGGCTGGCCTCGCTCGGACCGAACAAGCTGCCCGAGCGGCGCGGACCCGGACGGCTGCGCCGATTGCTCGCCCAGTTCCACAACCCGCTGATCTACGTGCTGCTGGCCGCCGCCGCGCTGACCGCCGTGCTCGGCGAGACCGTGGACGCCTCCGTCGTGCTCGGCGTGGTCCTGGTCAACGCCATCGTCGGCTACCTGCAGGAGGTGCGGGCCGAACGAGCGCTCGACGCCCTGGAAGCCATGGTCCGCACCGAGGCGACCGTGATCCGCGACGGCACCGCCGCGCGGGTCACGTCCGAGGAACTCGTTCCCGGCGACCTCGTCGTGCTGGACGAAGGCGACCAGGTGCCCGCCGACCTGCGGCTGGTGCGCACCCGTGAGCTGCGGGTCGACGAGTCGGCGCTGACCGGTGAGTCCCAGCCGGCGCACAAGGACCCGCTGCCCGTGCCGCACGACGCCGCGCTGGCCGACCGCACCAACATGGCCTACTCCGGCACGCTGGTCACCACCGGCGGCGGACGTGGCGTGGTGGTCGCCACCGGCGCCGACACCGAGATCGGGCACGTGCACCGGCTCGTCGGCACCACCACGACCGTGCAGACGCCGCTGACCCGCAAACTGGCCCGGTTCAGCAAGCTGCTCACCGTCGTCATCCTCGGCCTGGCCGTGGTCAGCGTGGTGATCGGGGTGCTGCGCGGCGAGCCGTTCGCCGAGATGGTGACCGCCGCCGTCGCCCTGGCCGTCGGCGCGATCCCGGAAGGCCTGCCCGCCGCGGTGACGGTGACCCTGGCCATCGGTGTCGCCCGCATGGCCCGCCGCAACGCCGTCATCCGCCGCCTGCCCGCGGTCGAAACGCTGGGCAGCACCACGGTCGTCTGCACCGACAAGACCGGCACCCTCACCGCCAACGCCATGACCGTCCGCCAGGTCGTCGCCGACGGGCAGCGCTGGGCGGTCGACGGCATCGGCTACTCGCCGCTGGGGGACTTCCCGCCGCCCACAGCGGCCGTGCGCGAGGTGCTGCTGGCCGGGCTGGCCTGCAACGACGCCCAGGTCGTCCTCCAGGACGACAGGTGGACCGCCGTCGGCGACCCCACCGAGGCCGCACTGGTCGTGTCCGCCCGCAAGGCCCGGCTGACGCCCGACGACGTGCCCGAACGGGTGGACGAGCTGCCGTTCACCTCGCAGCGCCGGTTCATGGCCACCCGGCACGCCGGCGGCGTCGTCTACCTCAAGGGCGCGGTGGAGCGGATCTCCGAGTTCACCGGCTCCACCGACCACACCGAAGCCGACCGGCTCGCGCGCCAGGGCATGCGCGTGCTCGCGTTCGCCCGGACGCACGTGCCCGAAGGCACCCCGCTGACCGAGGACGTCCTGCACGGTGCCGTGTCGCTGGGTCTGCAGGCGATGCACGACCCGCCGCGGCCCGAGGCCATCGAGGCGGTGCGCGCGTGCCAGGAGGCGGGCATCGAGGTCCGCATGATCACCGGCGACCACCTCGGCACCGCCCGTGCCATCGCGGCCCACTTCTCGCTGTCCGACGACGCCGTGCACGCCCGCGTGTCGCCCGAGGAGAAGCTGAAGCTGGTCAAGCAGATCCAGGCGGACGGCCACGTCGTCGCCATGACCGGCGACGGCGTCAACGACGCCCCGGCGCTGCGGCGCGCCGACATCGGCGTGGCGATGGGTCGCGGCGGCACCGAGGTGGCCAAGCAGGCCGCCGACATGGTGCTGACCGACGACAACTTCTCGTCCATCCGCGCCGCCGTGGAGGAAGGGCGTGCGGTCTTCGACAACCTGCGCAAGTTCATCATCTGGACGCTGCCGACGAACATGGCCGAGGGCCTGGTCATCCTCACCGCGATCCTGCTCGGCACCGCCCTGCCGATCCTGCCGGTGCAGATCCTGTGGATCAACATGACCACCGCCGTCGCCCTGGGCTTGACGCTGGCCTTCGAGCCCCGCGAGCCCGACGTCATGCGCCGCCCGCCGCTGCCGCCGTCACTGCCCCTGCTGACCGGGGCCCTGATGCAACGCATCCTGCTGGTCTCGGCCGTGCTGCTGGCCGGCTCGTTCGCCGCGTTCCACCTGCACGGCGGCACCCTGGACCAGGCGCGGACCGTCGCGGTGAACGTGTTCGTGGCCGCCCAGATCGCCTACCTGTTCAACTGCCGCTCGCTGCGGAACCTGCGGCCGCACGTCGGTTTCCGCCGCAACCCGTGGCTGGTGGTCGGCATCGCCGTCACCATCGCGTTGCAGCTGCTGTTCACCTACCTGCCTGCCATGAACACCCTGTTCGACACCGCGCCGATCGGTTGGCGGGACTGGGCGGTCGTGGTGGCGCTGGCCGTGGTGGCCTACGCCGTGGTGGAAGTGGAGAAGTGGCTGCGACGCAAGTCAACCGGGTGA
- a CDS encoding carboxypeptidase-like regulatory domain-containing protein yields the protein MGARHRRAVPRRGAVCPVRAGERPRPCEERHRRGGAAADPVECVVLHVVLTGQQVEQRRRGLARRRSRRHASWFCQGGWFGPPSAEGGRGVPGLFRGGLGAVDAACRDGRAIVAAPHPSAGFRHLRAEQEVPARRGFPPRDGAPTPLSSLPGRQKAGSGASEGTRTRRECSEMACTARSLSALLSAAALCIGVSVGPAYGDGATSSEPTATTTARPTTAEIQPTETETTTSAPAKTTDPTTGSATTTEPAGTTGPTPAEPSASEPDPRAVDLRLETWFEKDGYFLDEEVIVHARVTNVGTTTANPVWVGSTGESLHHYWTGFGQGAGPVEPGQAVEGKLTSHIIGIVDLLTIEVSTGATDQDDANPADNIATITAPVTVVRGDYSGTFYGDRNVNGVMEPHEALAGLELSISSVERNYRYRTTTDEAGRFAFRDVPRSTYRTFIDLEGWQFRLPDVEVGRGVDPDVLIRGEYLPDRVLTATAAFDRPTYGIGDTAVLSLGLTNGGRGTVPNITAIAVAYGQVPVDLGKFDQYGPGVTLLPGETGRVDVHIPVDDRVADLGTIKVTVTFGSPPFGSGSVQASAIARVPGRRLAVVQGTLGLPWSYTGLGVGVLGPPPYGRVVPDTKVYLRDQATGAVSFRDTTDRFGKFEFFDVQVGLYTVGVVGPWRIVGSTDFSVPSNSYWYPYSVLVVPGPVQPDPDDQPQTTTPQGGVPPATARTTPPTSNDPEQELAATGVGATWLALGGLLTLVTGAGFVTGARRRRT from the coding sequence GTGGGTGCTCGACATCGTCGAGCAGTTCCCCGACGGGGTGCTGTATGCCCGGTTCGAGCCGGTGAACGTCCACGCCCGTGTGAAGAACGGCACCGACGGGGCGGGGCCGCCGCCGATCCGGTCGAGTGCGTCGTGCTCCACGTCGTGCTCACCGGGCAACAGGTCGAGCAGCGGCGGCGAGGGCTCGCGCGTCGCCGGTCGCGGCGACACGCGAGCTGGTTCTGCCAGGGAGGCTGGTTCGGACCGCCGTCCGCGGAGGGTGGTCGCGGCGTCCCCGGCTTGTTCCGCGGCGGCCTCGGCGCGGTCGATGCGGCCTGTCGCGACGGCCGCGCGATCGTCGCAGCTCCGCATCCCAGCGCAGGGTTCCGACACCTACGGGCAGAGCAGGAAGTCCCTGCTCGACGAGGATTTCCGCCTCGGGACGGTGCACCGACTCCTCTGTCGTCCCTGCCTGGGCGGCAGAAGGCTGGAAGCGGAGCATCCGAAGGAACGCGCACCAGGAGGGAGTGTTCCGAGATGGCGTGCACAGCAAGATCATTGAGCGCGCTGCTGTCGGCCGCGGCGCTGTGCATCGGAGTGTCCGTGGGACCCGCGTACGGGGACGGGGCCACGTCGTCCGAACCGACCGCCACCACGACCGCCCGACCGACCACGGCCGAGATCCAGCCGACCGAGACCGAAACCACGACCTCGGCCCCGGCCAAGACCACCGACCCGACGACCGGGTCGGCCACCACGACCGAACCGGCCGGCACCACCGGTCCCACGCCGGCCGAGCCGTCGGCGTCCGAACCGGATCCCAGGGCGGTGGACCTGCGGCTGGAGACCTGGTTCGAGAAGGACGGCTACTTCCTCGACGAAGAGGTCATCGTGCACGCCAGGGTCACCAACGTCGGCACCACGACCGCGAACCCGGTGTGGGTCGGGTCGACGGGGGAGTCGCTTCACCACTACTGGACCGGCTTCGGGCAGGGCGCCGGACCGGTCGAGCCGGGCCAAGCCGTGGAAGGCAAACTCACGTCGCACATCATCGGCATCGTCGACCTGCTCACGATCGAGGTCAGTACCGGGGCGACCGACCAGGACGACGCGAACCCGGCCGACAACATCGCCACGATCACCGCCCCCGTCACGGTCGTCCGGGGCGACTACTCGGGCACCTTCTACGGCGACCGCAACGTGAACGGCGTCATGGAACCGCACGAGGCGCTCGCCGGCCTGGAGCTGTCCATCTCGAGCGTGGAGCGGAACTACAGGTACCGGACGACCACCGACGAGGCCGGCCGCTTCGCGTTTCGGGACGTGCCCCGGAGCACCTACCGGACCTTCATCGATCTGGAAGGGTGGCAATTCCGGCTGCCTGACGTGGAGGTCGGTCGGGGCGTCGACCCCGATGTCCTGATCCGGGGCGAGTACCTGCCGGACCGGGTCCTCACCGCGACGGCCGCCTTCGATCGGCCGACCTATGGCATCGGCGACACCGCGGTCCTGTCACTCGGACTGACCAACGGCGGTCGCGGAACAGTCCCGAACATCACCGCGATCGCGGTCGCCTACGGTCAGGTTCCCGTCGACCTCGGGAAGTTCGACCAGTACGGTCCCGGTGTCACGCTGCTTCCCGGCGAGACCGGGAGGGTCGACGTGCACATCCCTGTCGACGACCGCGTGGCCGACCTGGGAACCATCAAGGTGACCGTCACCTTCGGTTCGCCACCGTTCGGTTCGGGGAGCGTCCAGGCCTCCGCCATCGCCCGAGTTCCGGGCCGGCGGTTGGCCGTCGTCCAGGGCACCCTGGGACTTCCGTGGTCCTACACCGGCCTTGGCGTCGGTGTCCTGGGTCCACCGCCGTACGGGCGGGTGGTGCCGGACACGAAGGTTTACCTGCGGGACCAGGCCACCGGTGCGGTGTCCTTCCGGGACACCACTGACCGCTTCGGGAAGTTCGAGTTCTTCGACGTGCAGGTCGGCCTGTACACCGTCGGCGTGGTCGGCCCTTGGCGGATCGTCGGCAGCACGGACTTCAGCGTGCCTTCGAACAGCTACTGGTACCCCTACTCCGTGCTCGTCGTTCCCGGTCCCGTCCAACCCGATCCCGACGACCAGCCGCAGACGACCACACCCCAAGGTGGCGTGCCGCCGGCGACCGCTCGAACCACTCCGCCCACGAGCAACGACCCCGAGCAGGAACTGGCCGCGACGGGCGTCGGCGCGACGTGGCTGGCCTTGGGCGGTCTGCTGACCCTCGTGACCGGCGCGGGCTTTGTCACCGGCGCGCGGCGCCGCCGGACCTGA
- a CDS encoding universal stress protein, with translation MDRDTQPAAHPVVVLDDGSPWGEAAVRWASAHAALLDAPLEKQPPTEDQLHDLLLVSARAEALVVGHRGADGNSFGLGRLVLPLVRHAACDVIVVRGTPEALRGGHRRVTALITGDERDALVLHRAVDLAERKGAALRVLHAAPDLPVRADQPGLPVTKADRVLHDIRHTSVLARMHPHEAVARYADTDLFVLADRGPVTRAPLYHAHSPVLVAHQVPTEAHHGPELRTAGIQRAG, from the coding sequence ATGGACCGCGACACGCAACCCGCCGCTCACCCGGTAGTCGTGCTCGACGACGGCTCGCCCTGGGGCGAGGCGGCGGTGCGCTGGGCCTCCGCGCACGCCGCCCTGCTGGACGCGCCACTGGAGAAGCAGCCGCCCACCGAAGACCAGCTGCACGACCTCCTGCTGGTCAGCGCCCGCGCCGAGGCCCTGGTGGTCGGCCACCGGGGTGCCGACGGGAACTCGTTCGGCCTCGGCCGGCTGGTCCTGCCGCTGGTCCGGCACGCCGCGTGCGACGTCATCGTGGTCCGCGGCACCCCCGAGGCATTGCGGGGCGGGCACCGCCGCGTCACCGCTCTGATCACCGGTGACGAGCGGGACGCACTGGTACTGCACCGCGCCGTCGACCTCGCCGAGCGCAAGGGCGCGGCGCTGCGCGTGCTGCACGCCGCCCCGGACCTGCCCGTGCGGGCAGACCAGCCGGGACTCCCCGTGACCAAGGCCGATCGCGTGCTGCATGACATCCGGCACACCTCGGTGCTGGCCCGGATGCACCCGCACGAGGCGGTGGCCCGCTACGCCGACACCGACCTGTTCGTCCTGGCCGACCGGGGCCCCGTGACCCGAGCCCCGCTCTACCACGCTCACAGCCCGGTACTCGTGGCGCACCAGGTCCCCACCGAGGCCCACCACGGCCCGGAACTCCGGACGGCAGGCATCCAACGAGCCGGGTAG
- a CDS encoding CBS domain-containing protein, with protein sequence MRVRDLMTHDVVTVSPETAARDAAALLATKGFTTLPVVDGAGTLVGVVTETDALRDRLPVDPRSLVHGQPSRARPIPRRRVADVMSEPVVASTPGTDVAELARRMAEHGARSACVVDGKRLVGIVTRRDMLRAISRDDRALAAEVRHRLGLYADPHRWTVTVTDGRVAIVDALDDECDRHVAAVLAGAVAGVVDVRFPETRHAVDHG encoded by the coding sequence ATGAGGGTCCGGGACCTGATGACGCACGACGTGGTGACCGTCTCGCCCGAGACGGCCGCCCGTGACGCCGCCGCGCTGCTCGCCACGAAGGGGTTCACCACCCTGCCGGTGGTCGACGGAGCCGGCACCCTGGTCGGCGTGGTCACCGAGACCGACGCGCTGCGCGACCGGCTGCCCGTGGACCCGCGCTCGCTCGTGCACGGGCAGCCGTCACGGGCGCGCCCCATCCCGCGCAGGAGGGTCGCTGACGTGATGAGCGAGCCGGTGGTCGCCTCGACCCCCGGGACGGACGTCGCGGAGCTGGCCCGGCGCATGGCCGAACACGGTGCGCGCAGCGCGTGCGTGGTGGACGGCAAGCGGCTGGTCGGCATCGTCACCCGCCGCGACATGCTGCGCGCGATCAGCCGTGACGACCGCGCGCTGGCCGCCGAGGTCCGGCACCGCCTGGGCCTCTACGCCGACCCGCACCGCTGGACGGTGACCGTCACGGACGGCCGGGTAGCGATCGTGGACGCGTTGGACGACGAGTGCGACCGGCACGTGGCCGCGGTTCTGGCGGGCGCCGTGGCCGGTGTGGTCGACGTCCGCTTCCCGGAGACCCGGCATGCCGTCGACCACGGCTGA